GGCCAGGATCCATCAACGCCGACACAGCAGTACAAAATGCAGCAAGACAACAATGTCACATACGGCCTGAAGCCTGGACAGCCAAAGAAACCGAAACAGTCGGTTAATGAATTAACGGATGAGTGCTTTTCCGGCTTCATGCTTGGCCAAACGAAGGGCCTTGCTTCCATGCTGTCCATGACAGCTCTGGAAATGACAAACCCTGTGCTGCGCCGCGTCTTTGCCGACAGCATCCCGAATTTCATTGAAATGAGTTACGAAACGTTCCTTTACCAAAATAAAAACGGCTACTACCAAGTACCGCAATTGAAGGAACAGGATATGACCCAGATGCTGCAAAGCTATACGAAAGCACCGCAGACAGGTAATATGCCGCATTAAACGAAGTGCCTGTCACTTCCCGATATTTGTCGATAATCGACAAAATCCGGGGAGTGACAGGCACTTTATTTCCATTGTCATAACCCCTAAACTCTTTCGCTGAGTTCTTCCTTCACTTCGTCTAAAGTGCGCATTGCCAGCTTTAACGTTCCCTGTTCGACATCTGCCTTCAATTTCTGAAGAGCCGATTTATAGGCATAATCAAAAGCTTCATCAGCAGGCACTTCGATATCCGGCTTCACACCGACACCTTCCCAGTCCGTCCCTGTTACCGGATTGATCACCCTTCCATTTGGGATAAATACCTGTACATGATCTTCCAGTCGATAACTGTCGACAGTATGAGCCCCGCCATAGGTTGTTTCACCAACTAACGTTGCACGCTTCAGCTGCTGCAAATCGTAAGCACATTCTTCCGCACCGGAAAAAGTACTATTGCTGGTTAAAACATATAAAGCCTTATCAAGATACCGGGCCCCCGGCAGATACGGCAGCGTCCAGCTCTGCTGCATACGATCTCCCTCTCTGAAATAAAAAGTGTTCAGAAGTACAGGCTTTGGTGGGAAAAAATAGCTGAGGAGCAGCGCCACCATGTCCGATTCTCCCCCGCCGTTTTGACGCAAATCCAAAATAAGTGCATTGGTCTTCGCCAAAAACGCCATAGCCGCATGGCAAGTCTCTGCCGCCATATATGGCGGATAAAATAGCCTCAAGTCCAGGTATCCGATGTTACCAGGGAAACGCTCCACCTTTACAAATCCAAAATTATATTCTTCAGTCGTCTGTTTATCCGGTTCCCACATATCAATCTTCTTGTCTTTTTCTTCTTCAGGAAGAACCTGTTGACTGTACTCTACAATCAAATGTTTATCCTTGCTGACCTCCTGCAGCTGCTCCGTTAACAATCGGCAAAGATCAGCCAGGCTCTCCATCTCATCATAAGCTCCTGAAGATATGTTCTTGTTGATATGCTCTGTCATCTTCTCTGCTGCTTCCGGAAAGACGTACTTGCTCTGTAAAGTATCCAATAGATTATTCAAAAGTTTTGATTTTCTTTGTCCGTTGATTTTGTCCATTCTTTTTTCGCCTCCTATTGTTGCTGGTTTTTTATATTCAGAGTAAAAGGTGCTTGCCCCCAGGTTCTTTAAAGCACCGGGGGTCAGGCACCTTATTTGGCACTTCATTTCACAAATTCCTCGCTCGTCAACCCAAACAGCCATTCATCATGATAACGCCCATTACCGTAAACCATTTGCCTCCTTACCCCTTCCTGGACACAACCGAGCTTTTCCAGCATCCGCGCTGACGCGATATTCCCCTCCAGCACCTGGCCGTAATACTTATTCAGCCTCCGTTCCAGGAAGGCATAATGCAATACAATAGCCATCGCAGCGGTCCCATAGCCTTTTCCTCTATGATCGCGGTCAATTTGCAGCCCGATACTGAACGTCCCGTTTCTTTCATCAATACTATTCAGATTGATGCCTCCCACATTTTCACCTTGCAAATTTTCTACGGTGAACATAATGCGTCGAGTACCCGGTTTGAAATCGATGAACGTTTCAGCAAATCGCTGTGCTTCCGCCACGGTCGGAGGTAATTCCACTTCATAATTCAACAAGCGTCTTGCGGGTGAATCAAACCGATTGTAATAGTGACCTTCCCAATCATCCTGTTCAATCGCTCGCAAACGGACAAAATCATTTTGCCAGAAATAATGATCAAACTGTATTTCTCTCACTGTGTTTCCTCCCTCTTGGTAATGCGGCCAATTCGCCAGCCGCCTTCTGAAACGGCTGTCAAAACCGATATTACCCGCATCGGCGCCTTCTGTTATTATGCATTTAGGGCTTTTCGTATGGTATATATTTAAAACAAGATGATTCACGGGAATGACCAGGCATGTTACAGGGAAAAGGTTTGTATGAACCGCTCTCTCTTACGCAACATAATAGCAATTTGATTAGGAGGGAGAAGGATGAGCAGGTATTTTCAACAAGATGGGACAAAGCCTTTCGAACTGTTTTCCACAACCCATCTGTTAACGTTAACGGCATTGATCCTCATACTATTTTTCATTTTTTTATTTCGTAAGCCATTAAGGCAGAAAAGGCTGAATCTAATGCTGCGCCTGGTTATTTTTCTTGCGCTATTCATTTCCGAAATCAGCCTGCATACCTGGTTAGGCTGGGTTGGCATTTGGGATATCAGGTATTCCTTGCCTCTTCACCTTAGCAGTCTATCTTTGATCCTTTCATCCATTTTAATCTTAACAAAAAGCTATTTCTTATTTGAATTCACCTACTTTGCAGGTGTAGGAAGTGCATTGCAGGCGATGATCACCCCGGATCTGAGCCAGTATACGTTTCCGCACTTCCGCTATATTCACTTTTTTGTTTCTCATGGTGCAATTGTGGCTGCAAACGTCTGGATGATTTTTGTAGAAAAATTCAAACCGACCGCCCGTTCCTTATGGAGAGCATTTCTAATCCTAAACATCTATACATTTCTTATTTTCATCCTGAATTTTTTATTAAACGGCAATTACATGTTCATTTCCAAAAAGCCGGTTAATCCATCAATTATTGATTATCTTGGCCCCTGGCCATTTTATATTATCCCTTTAGAAATGATTACATTGCTGACATTCTGGCTATTATATCTCCCTTTTATGATTGCAAATAGAAAAAAGGGCAGCGGAAGCAACTGATGGCACCCGGGAGTGACAGGCACTCATGTCACTCCCCGTTATGTCAGCGGCACAACCCGGGTAATGACAGCACTCAATTTACCGTCTCACATTCCTATCATCCAAATACCTGATCAAGGAATAGCAAACAGGGCGGAAATGAGTCATCCAGAACGTTCTCGCAGACTGATTGGCAGATTCGAAGTCGACTGATAACCGTTCATAGCCGTTATTCGATGCATAACGTTCCACATGATGCAGCAGCGCCTTGCCAATGCCCAAACCCCTGAACGCAGCCATCGTATGGGTTTCCTTTATCGCAAGCGTCTGCCTGTCCCGAACGATTGTGCACGCATTGTCGGCACCGCTTTCCGTGTTCATGATCGCGACGATGACACCCTCCCTTTCTGCCACTGTGACTGTCAGATCAGGATGATCAAACCAGCTCAGGATGGCCTCCCTCGTATATTTATTCCGTTGCGGCAAAAAAATCGGGGCAGAAGCAAGATAGGTTTCGTGTTCATCTAGTAAATCCACCAATTGACCCGCGTCTCCAGGGTGCCCGTTTCTGATATGGATTCCCTCTTGTTCAGCCTCCCCCACCGCTTGAACTTCCCTTACACCGTCAACAACGTGCATCCCGTACCCGTTCCAAAACAACTGATCGATCCTCTTCTGCTCGTTGCCCAATGCCGTAATGGCGTGGACAATGCACCCATCTTGCAGCCACCTGGAAGAAATGGCAGCGTACATCTTCTCAAATACCGCGTCTGCATTCTCCCCGGATGCGCCATGCGCCCATTCCGGTGTATACACCCCGCAATTCGAACTCTTAAACTCCGCTATTTTGAAACCGGCTAAATATCCGATGACCTCCCCTTCTGCTATGGCAACGACACCCTCATTGCTCATTAGCATGTCTTTCAGCAACCTGGACACAACTTCTTTCTCTTCATACTTATCCGGAAGAAGCGGATACTGGTTTCGGGCCTTCTGATACTGATGGACAAAAATCTCCGCCGCCTGTTCCGCATGCATAGCTTCCATATTTGCGATGATCATCCTCAACGCCCCCGCCCTTTACACTGCCGATTCAGTTCAACAGCATCTTCTCTCATGTTTATATCATTCCACTTACCATCCAAGCGGCTGATGTTCGAGTTCTTCCTTCCAAAGCTGCTCCAATTTTTCAACTGTTGCCTCTGGCATCTGTTTTTCCGCTGAAGAGAGGTTCCCAATTAATTGTTCCAGACTTTTGGCACCGGGAATAACGGTCGAAACCTCTTTAAAATGAAGAATGAAACGGAGGGCGGCCTGTGCCATTGATTCCCCCGGTTCAAGCAGCTCCCTGACAACCGGAAGCAGCTCAGCTCGTTTACTCAGCTGCTCCTTGCTCCAGCGGCTGCGGATGTCCGAAAACTCACTGTTTGCATCATATTTGCCGGAAAGCCAGCCCGAATCGAGCGGCACCTTGATAATCAGGCCGGCTCCCGCTTCTTCCGCTTTCTTGAAGGCCTGCTTAGGTTCCTGGTGAAAAATATTGAACATCACCTCAATCACCTGGCTGCCAGTTGATTCAAGCAATTTCTCCATTTCCTTCGCTGTATCAACGGAAGCACCGTACGCACGGATTTTCCCTTCCTTTTTCAGCTGTTCAAGTTCCGCAAAATGGCCACCCTCCCCGGATAAATCATCAAAAGGAGGATTATGAAGGAGGACGGAATCGAGATAATCGGTTTCCAGCCTGCTCAAGCTCGCCTCCACAGATTGACGGATCAGATTGGGGTCGTAGTTGACGGACCCATCCGAATGATGGCCGAATTTGGAACTGATGACCGCTTCACTTCTTTTCCCTTTCAGCGCCTTACCAAGTATAGTCTCACTGTTTCCCAACCCATAGTTAGGTGCCGTATCAAAAAAGGTGCAGCCCTGTTCCAGCGCTTCATGAACAAGCCTGATCCCTTCTGTTTCCGTCGTTCCGGACCAGTCCTGCGCATTGCCCAGCTGCCATGCCCCAAAACCGACTTCGGATACCTCAATTCCCGTCTTTCCAAGTTGCCGCCGTTTCATTTTCCGTCCCCTTTCTTATCAATAATCTGTGATTTACAGGTTGTACTCATAATCTCTTGGATAAATGATAAAGCTTATGATCTTTAGGGCAATCCTCTAATACACCAAAAATTTCATAGCCATTTTTCAAATAAAAATCTTTTGCCTGAAAATCATATGTACTCAAATAGGCAAGATGACACCCCATCTTTCTTGCCTCGGTTTCTACAACATCTAATAGTTGGTTCGCAATTCCTCGATTACGATATTCCTCTTTCACCCATAATGTTTCAATGCTTAGAATATTCCATAACGCTGAACATGCCAGTATCCCGCCGATA
This genomic window from Bacillus marinisedimentorum contains:
- a CDS encoding spore coat protein is translated as MQPGQQMPPNASMNHGGHEILDAHEAISGLIGMLEQYQMYSQHIQDQELKDIAQRQTAFATQTYNTIVESFQTGQDPSTPTQQYKMQQDNNVTYGLKPGQPKKPKQSVNELTDECFSGFMLGQTKGLASMLSMTALEMTNPVLRRVFADSIPNFIEMSYETFLYQNKNGYYQVPQLKEQDMTQMLQSYTKAPQTGNMPH
- a CDS encoding S41 family peptidase, which codes for MDKINGQRKSKLLNNLLDTLQSKYVFPEAAEKMTEHINKNISSGAYDEMESLADLCRLLTEQLQEVSKDKHLIVEYSQQVLPEEEKDKKIDMWEPDKQTTEEYNFGFVKVERFPGNIGYLDLRLFYPPYMAAETCHAAMAFLAKTNALILDLRQNGGGESDMVALLLSYFFPPKPVLLNTFYFREGDRMQQSWTLPYLPGARYLDKALYVLTSNSTFSGAEECAYDLQQLKRATLVGETTYGGAHTVDSYRLEDHVQVFIPNGRVINPVTGTDWEGVGVKPDIEVPADEAFDYAYKSALQKLKADVEQGTLKLAMRTLDEVKEELSERV
- a CDS encoding GNAT family N-acetyltransferase; translation: MREIQFDHYFWQNDFVRLRAIEQDDWEGHYYNRFDSPARRLLNYEVELPPTVAEAQRFAETFIDFKPGTRRIMFTVENLQGENVGGINLNSIDERNGTFSIGLQIDRDHRGKGYGTAAMAIVLHYAFLERRLNKYYGQVLEGNIASARMLEKLGCVQEGVRRQMVYGNGRYHDEWLFGLTSEEFVK
- a CDS encoding TIGR02206 family membrane protein, producing the protein MSRYFQQDGTKPFELFSTTHLLTLTALILILFFIFLFRKPLRQKRLNLMLRLVIFLALFISEISLHTWLGWVGIWDIRYSLPLHLSSLSLILSSILILTKSYFLFEFTYFAGVGSALQAMITPDLSQYTFPHFRYIHFFVSHGAIVAANVWMIFVEKFKPTARSLWRAFLILNIYTFLIFILNFLLNGNYMFISKKPVNPSIIDYLGPWPFYIIPLEMITLLTFWLLYLPFMIANRKKGSGSN
- a CDS encoding GNAT family N-acetyltransferase, whose product is MIIANMEAMHAEQAAEIFVHQYQKARNQYPLLPDKYEEKEVVSRLLKDMLMSNEGVVAIAEGEVIGYLAGFKIAEFKSSNCGVYTPEWAHGASGENADAVFEKMYAAISSRWLQDGCIVHAITALGNEQKRIDQLFWNGYGMHVVDGVREVQAVGEAEQEGIHIRNGHPGDAGQLVDLLDEHETYLASAPIFLPQRNKYTREAILSWFDHPDLTVTVAEREGVIVAIMNTESGADNACTIVRDRQTLAIKETHTMAAFRGLGIGKALLHHVERYASNNGYERLSVDFESANQSARTFWMTHFRPVCYSLIRYLDDRNVRR
- a CDS encoding aldo/keto reductase; translation: MKRRQLGKTGIEVSEVGFGAWQLGNAQDWSGTTETEGIRLVHEALEQGCTFFDTAPNYGLGNSETILGKALKGKRSEAVISSKFGHHSDGSVNYDPNLIRQSVEASLSRLETDYLDSVLLHNPPFDDLSGEGGHFAELEQLKKEGKIRAYGASVDTAKEMEKLLESTGSQVIEVMFNIFHQEPKQAFKKAEEAGAGLIIKVPLDSGWLSGKYDANSEFSDIRSRWSKEQLSKRAELLPVVRELLEPGESMAQAALRFILHFKEVSTVIPGAKSLEQLIGNLSSAEKQMPEATVEKLEQLWKEELEHQPLGW